The nucleotide window ACTGTGGCAACAGAGACTCCTGCTTCTTTAGCGACATCTTTTATGGTTGCCATGGGGCACCTTTTGCATAGGAACTATTACGATGGCGAGTATTAAAACTCGTTTGATCTCAGAGTTCAATTTGTATGTTTAACAGTTCGTTGTGAGTATTTGAATCAGGTTTTGTTTTCAAAGCTCACTCGCATTGTTTGCTATAAAGTCACTCGTTGACCCTCGGCATCAAACAGATGAACATCGTCATAGCTGCAGCTAATGGCGACTTGCTCAAACTTGTTTACAGCCTGATCGCCCGGTAGGTGAACTTTGAAGCCATCGACGCCAGAAGCTTGGCCAAACAAATACGTGCTGTTGCCTAGCCTTTCGATGACTTCACTTTGGAATTCGAATCTAACCGGATTGTCGTGATTAAGCGTAAGGTGTTCTGGTCTGACACCTAAAGTAAGTGCATCACCGGCTTTTGGCGCTTGATCTGCGGTTCTTGGCAATGTGAATTGCTCGCCTTTCGCGGTTTTAACCGTAATATCTTGCTCGCTTACTTGCTCAACATGAGCAGGAATGAAGTTCATTTTTGGGGAGCCAATAAAGCCTGCCACAAACTCATTTTGTGGTGAGTGATACAGCTCCAGTGGGCTACCCACTTGCTCTACTTGACCATCCCGCAGTACCACAATTTTATCGGCTAGAGTCATCGCTTCCACTTGGTCATGGGTGACGTAAATCATTGTGTTGGCAAGGTCTTGGTGCAGCTTGGCGATCTGCAAACGCATATCGACGCGAAGCTCGGCATCAAGGTTGGAAAGTGGCTCATCGAACAAAAAGACCTTTGGATTGCGTACTATCGCACGACCAATCGCAACACGCTGCCTTTGACCACCAGAGAGCTCTTTGGGTTTGCGCTTGAGAAGGTGTTCGAGTTGCAATGTCTTGGCGGCATTTTGCACTTGTTTATGGATGTACTCTTTAGGGTGATTATTCATCTTGAGGCCAAAACCCATGTTCTCTTCAACCGTCATGTGCGGGTAGAGAGCGTAGGACTGAAACACCATCGCCACCCCGCGCTCGGCAGGATCGACGTCGTTTACTTTTTCCTCATTGA belongs to Vibrio sp. 10N and includes:
- a CDS encoding ABC transporter ATP-binding protein, which gives rise to MADIRLNQVIKRYGKVQTIHGVDLDINDGEFVVFVGPSGCGKSTLLRLVAGLEEISDGEIFINEEKVNDVDPAERGVAMVFQSYALYPHMTVEENMGFGLKMNNHPKEYIHKQVQNAAKTLQLEHLLKRKPKELSGGQRQRVAIGRAIVRNPKVFLFDEPLSNLDAELRVDMRLQIAKLHQDLANTMIYVTHDQVEAMTLADKIVVLRDGQVEQVGSPLELYHSPQNEFVAGFIGSPKMNFIPAHVEQVSEQDITVKTAKGEQFTLPRTADQAPKAGDALTLGVRPEHLTLNHDNPVRFEFQSEVIERLGNSTYLFGQASGVDGFKVHLPGDQAVNKFEQVAISCSYDDVHLFDAEGQRVTL